CTTTCCGCCATGCGCAAGCGCTTCTCGGTATTTTCGCAGACCGAGTTCTTCAACGGCGGCGGCGACGTCGAATGGATTTCCGCAAGGGGCGCTCCCATGACGGTCGCGGACTGGGAAGAGGCCGATGGCGGAACGCTCGGCATGATCCTCTCCACCTGGGACACGAAGCTCAACGCCGCGGTTCGCCTTGCGATCCTCTTCAATCGTTCGCATTCGGCGCAGGATTTCGCCCTGCAGCCCGCCGCCGGCCGGAAATGGCGCAAGCTGTCATCGGGCCGTAGCGCTCCGTCGATCCATTTGAAACCGCGATCGGTGGAGTTTTACCTCGAGTCCTGATTATTCTGTCCATGCAGTCCGAGCCTATGGTAGGAAACCCGCCAAGCCGCTGTAAGCATTCTGATTTATCAATTCGATGAGGTTCTCGTGCCCGTTGAGATTTCATTGTCGGAAATCCCCGGTCTGGTCGGAAAGGAGATCGGGCTTTCCAGCTGGATCACCGTCGATCAGACGATGATCGACGCCTTTGCCAGCGCAACCAACGATCATCAGTTCATTCATGTCGATCCCGCTCGCGCAGCCGCCGAGACCTCGTTCGGCGGCACCATCGCCCACGGATTCCTCACGCTCTCGCTGCTTTCCGCGATGAACTACGACTGCCTGCCCAAGATCCGCGAGCAGACGATGGGCATCAACTACGGCTTCGAGAAGATCCGGTTCATGTCGCCCGTCCGCTGCGGCAAGCGCATTCGCGGCCACTTCGTGCTGTCCGAAGCGCGCTTCCGCGGCGCTGGCATGGTGATGACCACCTATGACGTCAGCATCGAGATCGAGGACGAGAAGAAGCCGGCGCTGACCGCCACGTGGATCACCATCGTCCAGTTCGACCCGAAGGATCGCCCCGAGGGAGTGTGACCATGGCAGAGGCCGATATCGTTCGTCAGTCCTTCCTGCGTCAGGCGAAGGCATGCGGCGATCTCGGCTCTCCCTTCACCGCGCGGCTCTGCACCCTGCTGGCCGAAAGGCTGGATGAAGACACCTCTGTCGGAAAGCTCATCCTGAACTGGCCGGGCGACCCGACCGGCACCGGCGACGCGGTCGC
The window above is part of the Rhizobium sp. ACO-34A genome. Proteins encoded here:
- a CDS encoding Nodulation protein N codes for the protein MPVEISLSEIPGLVGKEIGLSSWITVDQTMIDAFASATNDHQFIHVDPARAAAETSFGGTIAHGFLTLSLLSAMNYDCLPKIREQTMGINYGFEKIRFMSPVRCGKRIRGHFVLSEARFRGAGMVMTTYDVSIEIEDEKKPALTATWITIVQFDPKDRPEGV